A window of Caretta caretta isolate rCarCar2 chromosome 11, rCarCar1.hap1, whole genome shotgun sequence contains these coding sequences:
- the CYP20A1 gene encoding cytochrome P450 20A1 isoform X6, with amino-acid sequence MEMESVLKKVTKERRGRSFNRHVFIDSLLQGNLSDKQILEDTMIFSLAGCVITANLCTWAVYFLTTSEEVQQTLYKEVDRVLGKGPLTHEKIEQLRYCRQILCETVRTAKLTPIAARLQELEGRIDQHIIPKETLVLYALGVVLQDSSAWASPYKFDPDRFSDESAMKNFSLLGFSGSQECPELRFAYMVATVLLSMLVRKLYLHPVKGQVMETKYELVTSPKEEAWITVSKRS; translated from the exons ATGGAGATGGAATCCGTCTTAAAGAAAGTCACAAAGGAGCGGCGGGGCAGGAGCTTCAACCGACACGTCTTCATAGACTCCTTACTGCAGGGGAACCTGAGTGACAAGCAG ATCCTAGAAGACACGATGATATTCTCTCTGGCAGGGTGTGTAATCACGGCTAACC TATGCACCTGGGCAGTCTATTTCCTGACGACATCAGAAGAAGTCCAACAGACCCTCTACAAGGAGGTGGACCGAGTTCTTGGAAAGGGCCCACTTACACATGAGAAAATTGAGCAGCTCAG GTATTGCCGGCAGATCCTGTGTGAGACGGTGCGCACAGCAAAGCTTACGCCAATTGCCGCACggctgcaggagctggagggaaGAATTGACCAGCATATTATTCCCAAAGAG acTCTTGTGCTATATGCTCTGGGTGTGGTGCTTCAGGACAGCTCAGCTTGGGCATCACCCTATAA ATTTGATCCAGACAGATTCAGTGATGAATCCGCTATGAAAAACTTTTCCTTACTGGGCTTTTCGGGAAGTCAGGAGTGCCCAGAGTTGAg GTTTGCCTATATGGTGGCCACAGTACTGCTGAGTATGTTGGTAAGGAAATTATATCTGCATCCCGTGAAAGGGCAGGTCATGGAGACCAAATATGAGCTGGTAACCTCGCCAAAGGAAGAAGCATGGATAACTGTATCCAAGAGAAGCTGA
- the LOC142068465 gene encoding myb/SANT-like DNA-binding domain-containing protein 7: MQSSSAEVTMMESQNRKRAPAWTEREVRDLIAVWGEESMLSELHSSFRNAKTFVKISQGMKDRGHNRDPKQCRLKLKELRQAYQKTREANGRSGSEPQTCHFYDELHAILGGSATTTPAVLFDSFNGDGGNTEAGFGDEDDDDDDAVVDSSQQASGETGFPDSQELFLTLDLEPVPHKPTQGCLLDPAGGEGTSAACVSMITGSSPSQRLVKIRKEKKTHS; this comes from the exons atgcagagctcatcagcagaggtgaccatgatggagtcccagaatcgcaaaagagctccagcatggaccgaacgggaggtacgggatctgatcgctgtatggggagaggaatccatgctatcagaactccattccagttttcgaaatgccaaaacctttgtcaaaatctcccagggcatgaaggacagaggccataacagggacccgaagcagtgccgcttgaaactgaaggagctgaggcaagcctaccagaaaaccagagaggcgaacggccgctccgggtcagagccccaaacatgccacttctatgatgagctgcatgccattttagggggttcagccaccactaccccagccgtgttgtttgactccttcaatggagatggaggcaacacggaagcaggttttggggacgaagatgatgatgatgatgatgcggttgtagatagctcacagcaagcaagcggagaaaccggttttcccgacagccaggaactgtttctcaccctggacctggagccagtaccccacaaacccacccaaggctgcctcctggacccggcaggcggagaagggacctccg ctgcatgtgtttcaatgatcacaggatcttctccttcccagaggctagtgaagattagaaaggaaaaaaaaacgcactcgtga